In the genome of Streptomyces fagopyri, the window CGGGGGTCACGGAGAAGTAGCCGGCAGGCCGGGGTGGGCGGGGAATCCGCGGCGCGGAGCCCCCGCCCACCACCGCGATCCCGGCCGTACGCCGGGCCGGGGCACAGCCCCGGTTTCGGGAGGCGCCGGGCCCGGGAAGGAACCCCCCACCCGGCCCGTTCACCCGACCGGCGCCTAAAATCCCACGTCAGGGCCGCTCCACAGTCGCGGCGCGCCCCACCGCACCGTCCGTACGAGGAGCCGCACCGCCATGGCCGAACACCCCGCCTACCCCGTAGGTCTGCGCCTCACCGGCCGCCGCGTCATCGTCCTCGGCGGCGGCCAGGTCGCCCAGCGCCGTCTGCCCGCGCTCATCGCCGCGGGCGCCGACATCCACCTCGTGTCACCGGAGGCGACCCCCTCCGTCGAGGCGATGGCCGACGCGGGCGAGATCACCTGGACCAGGCGTCCGTACGAGGACGGCGACCTCGCCGGCGCCTGGTACGCCCTGATCGCCACCAGCGATCCCGAGGCGAGCGCGGCGGCCTCCGCCGAGGCGGAGCGGCACCGGATCTGGTGCGTACGCTCCGACGACGCCGACGCGGCGACGGCCTGGACCCCGGCGACGGGGCACAGCGAGGGCGTCACGGTCGCGGTCCTCACGACGGACGCGCGAGGCCGGGACCCCCGCCACACGGCCGCGATCCGCGACGCGGTGGTCGAGGGACTCCGCGACGGGACCCTGGTGGCACCGCACCATCGCACCCGTGCCCCCGGTGTCGCCCTGGTCGGCGGCGGCCCCGGCGACCCGGACCTGATCACCGTCCGCGGACGCCGTCTGCTCGCCGAGGCCGACGTGGTCATCGCCGACCGCCTCGGCCCGCGCGACCTGCTCGCCGAACTCCCGCCGCACGTCGAGGTCATCGACGCGGCGAAGATCCCGTACGGCCGGTACATGGCCCAGGAAGCGATCAACAACGCGCTGATCGAGCACGCGCGACAGGGCAAGTCCGTCGTCCGCCTCAAGGGCGGCGACCCGTTCGTCTTCGGCCGGGGCATGGAGGAGGCGCAGGCGCTCGCGGAGGCGGGCATCGCCTGCACCGTGGTCCCCGGCATCTCCAGCTCGATCTCGGTGCCCGGCGCGGCCGGGATCCCGGTCACCCACCGGGGCGTCGCCCATGAGTTCACGGTGGTGAGCGGCCATGTCGCCCCCGGCGACGACCGCTCCCTCGTCGACTGGCCGGCCCTCGCCGCACTGCGCGGCACACTCGTCGTCCTCATGGGCGTCGACAAGATCGGCAGGATCGCCGAGACCCTGATGGCCCACGGCAAACCGGCCGACACCCCCGTCGCCCTGGTCCAGGAGGGCACGACCGCCGCGCAGCGCCGGGTCGACGCGACCCTGGCCACGGTCGCCGAGACCGTCGTCGCGCGGGACGTGCGGCCGCCCGCGGTGATCGTCGTCGGCGACGTCGTGAACGTGGGCCCCGGACAACCGGTACGACCGGCTCCGCCAGTATCCGAGTAACCCGGGGTAACCCGACTCTTTCCCAGCCGTTGGCACCGCACCCAGGACAAGGCAGTATCACCCTGTGGCCGATCTCATCACCGTCGAGAACCCCGACGACCCGCGTCTGTGCGACTACACGGGCCTGACCGACGTGGAGCTGCGCCGCAAGCGCGAACCCGCCGAAGGCCTGTTCATCGCCGAGGGCGAGAAGGTCATCAGACGGGCCAAGGACGCCGGATACGAGATGCGCTCCATGCTCCTGTCCGCGAAGTGGGTCGACGTCATGCGCGACGTCATCGACGAGCTGCCGGCCCCGGTCTACGCCGTCAGCCCGGAGCTCGCCGAGCAGGTCACCGGCTATCACGTGCACCGCGGCGCGCTCGCCTCCATGCAGCGCAAACCGTTGCCGACGGCGGACGAACTCCTGGGGTCCGCCCGCCGGGTGGTGGTCATGGAGTCGGTCAACGACCACACCAACATCGGCGCGATCTTCCGCTCCGCCGCCGCCCTCGGCATGGACGCGGTCCTGCTCTCCCCGGACTGCGCCGACCCGCTCTACCGCCGCTCCGTGAAGGTCTCCATGGGCGCGGTCTTCTCCGTCCCGTACGCGCGTCTCGACAGCTGGCCCAGGGGCCTGGAGTCGGTCCGCGAGGCCGGCTTCACCCTCCTCGCCCTCACCCC includes:
- a CDS encoding TrmH family RNA methyltransferase, coding for MADLITVENPDDPRLCDYTGLTDVELRRKREPAEGLFIAEGEKVIRRAKDAGYEMRSMLLSAKWVDVMRDVIDELPAPVYAVSPELAEQVTGYHVHRGALASMQRKPLPTADELLGSARRVVVMESVNDHTNIGAIFRSAAALGMDAVLLSPDCADPLYRRSVKVSMGAVFSVPYARLDSWPRGLESVREAGFTLLALTPDEKARSLDEAAPHRMDRVALMLGAEGDGLSTKALMAADEWVRIPMARGVDSLNVGAAAAVAFYAVATGRPVV
- the cobA gene encoding uroporphyrinogen-III C-methyltransferase, coding for MAEHPAYPVGLRLTGRRVIVLGGGQVAQRRLPALIAAGADIHLVSPEATPSVEAMADAGEITWTRRPYEDGDLAGAWYALIATSDPEASAAASAEAERHRIWCVRSDDADAATAWTPATGHSEGVTVAVLTTDARGRDPRHTAAIRDAVVEGLRDGTLVAPHHRTRAPGVALVGGGPGDPDLITVRGRRLLAEADVVIADRLGPRDLLAELPPHVEVIDAAKIPYGRYMAQEAINNALIEHARQGKSVVRLKGGDPFVFGRGMEEAQALAEAGIACTVVPGISSSISVPGAAGIPVTHRGVAHEFTVVSGHVAPGDDRSLVDWPALAALRGTLVVLMGVDKIGRIAETLMAHGKPADTPVALVQEGTTAAQRRVDATLATVAETVVARDVRPPAVIVVGDVVNVGPGQPVRPAPPVSE